GGCTTGATCGTAAGCCTCATCGGCTTCGCCACCTGCCTGCCGGTAGGTCTGGTCGATATGGGCGTTGGCTACCACCTTAATTTTGTGCTTTAGATGATCAAAGATGAGAATGGTATCCGTGAAGACAAAGATCATTTCGGGGAGGTGTAAATCATCCTGAGTGGTCCTGGGAATATCTTCGAAATATCGGATGACATCATAGCCCAGATAGCCCACGGCTCCACCATAAAACGGTGGGGGCTCCTCCATTTGGGCGGGGCGATATTGGGAGATGATCTCTTCAATGATTTTCAGGGGATCGGGAATATTCGATATTTTTGTCACCTTTTGCCCCTGCATGATCTGCAAGTCACCATCGTCGCAGGTGATAACGAGGTAAGGATTATTACCCAAAAAGGAATAACGCCCAAGCCTTTCTCCACCCTCGACGCTCTCCAAAAGAAAAGCGTTGGTGCTCTCACCCAGCTTCTTAAAAGCCGAAACGGGTGTATCCGTATCGGCGACGATCTCCCGATACACCGGTATCAAATTATACTTTTTGGTGAGTTCTTTGAACTCACTGCGTGATGGATGGTACATTGTGGCTACCTCTCCTCAAAGGAAAATATCGCATGTCACAGGTTACAAGTCCTAGGTAATAACATCAAAACAAAAAGCCTCTCGTCAAGGGACGAGAGGCTTTTCTCGCGGTGCCACCCTAGTTACCCATAAGTCACTCTACGGGTACAGATAATACCCTCTTTCTTTTAACGGTAAAAGTTCCGACAAAGCCTACTCACAGTTTGGTCCACACCAACCAAAACCATTTTCGGTTTGCGTCTCAGAGGTCCATTCATTTAGAGACTTGCACCGGGTTTCAGCAAACCCCGGCTCTCTGTGGCTAAGCCCTCTAAACTACTAGTCCTCATCACCGACTTTATAATATATTTCAATTTTCATAAAGTTTAACATTAATACATGATTCTTTGCAACTATATATTCGCCAATCATCCAAAAATTCCTTCTTTTACGGGGGGTTAAAAATCATAAATCACTCTTTACTGCAATAACAATTTCCCCGGGCAAACCATTAATTTCATTTTTTCTTATATTCTATGTTAAATCCGGCGTCTTTTATCGATCGTTCAACATATATCGGTCTGCAGTCGATATATTTGGGAATTTTTTGAGGGTTCGGTAGAAGCAGGATATGTTGCCAGTGTGGCATGCGACTCCGATTTGCTCGACCAAAACTAGCAATGTATCTTCATCGCAATCGTAGCGAATTTCCTTTACTTTCTGGATATTTCCCGAACCTTCCCCTTTATGCCATAACTCCTGGCGGGAGCGGCTCCAAAACCAGGTCTCACCACTCTCCAAAGTCCTCTTGAGAGATTCTTCATTCATATAGGCGAGCATTAGCACCTCGCCAGTTTTAAAATCCTGGACTATGGCAGGGATCAATCCTCTCTCATCGAATTTTAACTTTACTTCACCGAGTATATCCTTCTTCACGTGAACTCCTTTCTATAACTCAATTCCCTTAGAGTTCCCTCTTGGTTTGTAAAATGTTTTAACCCACCTCGCTACAAATTTAAAATGCAAATCACTCATTAGACTTTTCCTTTTTTTGGGGGCTCATCTCCCCTCTCTCCACTGGATTTTGTGACCATCCTCACCAGGAGATAGCGAACGAGGATCATAATTGCGACACCGATGGCTAGTGGTATTACAACTATGACAAAGAATCTCACTTCACATTCCCTTCCCTCTGATTCTATTTACCTCGCTATAATGAAAAGAGAAATTCCTTTGGAGAAATTTTTTCACAATCTTACGGGAATTCCATGCTCTTTTAAATATTCTTTAACTTCTTTTATTATTAACTCTCCATAATGGAAAAGAGAGGCGGCGAGCACGGCATCTGCATGCGCTTCAATGATGACTTCGAGGAAATGCTCCAACTTTCCAGCACCTCCCGAGGCGATGAGGGGTATATTAATGGCGCTTGACACGGCTCGAGTTAGCGCAATATCGTACCCATCCTTTGTGCCATCCCTATCCATGCTGGTGAGCAAGATTTCTCCCGCCCCAAGGCTCTCAACCTTCCTTGCCCATTCCACAGCATCCAAACCCGTGGGTGTTCTCCCCCCATTTATGTAAACTTCCCACCTTAAAGTCGGGAGTGAACCGTGAACCCTTTTGGCATCTATGGCAACCACGATGCACTGGCTTCCAAACTTCTTAGAAGCTTCCCTTACAATCTGCGGATTCTTTACCGCGGCGGTATTTAAAGAGACCTTGTCGGCACCAGCAGAAAGAAGATTTCTGATATCTTCCATGGTTCTGATACCTCCACCGACTGTATATGGGATGAAAACCTCCTCCGCGGTACGGCGAGCTACATCTACCATTATCCCCCGTTTCTCGTAAGAGGCGGTGATATCCAGAAAGACCAGTTCATCCGCACCTTCCCTGTCATAGACCGCTGCTAACTCTACGGGGTCCCCCGCGTCTCTGAGATTCACAAATTTTACTCCCTTTACCACCCTGCCCTCTTTCACATCCAGGCAAGGAATGATCCGTTTAGTCAACACTTCCTTCACCTACCGGTAACACAACCCGCTGCAGCCATCGCTTCTTTAAGAGAAAATGTCCCTTCATAAAGAGCCGTTCCGATGATCACACCCTCCACTCCTAAAGGCTCCAACCTTTTGAGATTTATGATATCTTCCAAACTGGATACTCCTCCGGAAACGATCAGAGAGATGTCAATCCTTTGAACCATGTCTCGCACAGCGTCAAAATTGATCCCACGCTGTGTTCCATCGGAGAGGATATCCGTGTAAATTAAACGCGAAATGCCAAGCATCTTCAACTCCCGAGCGACCTCCCATGCATCATATTCCGTACTCTCTCTCCAGCCGCTTATGGCTACCTTCCCACTTCGGGTATCAATGGCGGCTACGATTTTGGGTCCAAATTTCAGGCATGCTTCGGCAACAAACTCTGGAGCATTTATAACCGCGGTTCCCAAGACAGCTCTTCGAACTCCCAAATTCAATAACTTCTCCACAGTTTTAATATCTCTTATTCCTCCACCAACTTGGATGGGAATACCCACAGATTTGATGATTTTTTCGATGGCCGGTAAATTTTGAGGTTTACCAGAGGCGGCACCGTTAAGATCCACGACATGCAAGAATTGAGCGCCTTCATCCTCCCACCTCTTCGCCATCTCCGCAGGATCTTCGGAATAAACCTTCACGGTTTCAAATCTTCCCTGAAAAAGGCGTACACATTTTCCGCCCAGGATATCAACTGCGGGGTAGATGAGCATAGACGATACCTCCAAAATTCTTTAATATTTTTAATCCCAACTTGCTGCTTTTCTCCGGGTGAAATTGAACTGCAAAAATATTATTCTTCCAGATGCTGGAAGTGAACTCGATACCATATTCGGTAGTGGTGCAGACGATATTACTGTCTTTTGGATCCACATAGTAGGAATGGACGAAATAGAAATGAGAACCATCGGAGATACCTTGAAGGATGGGCGCTTCACACACCTTTTTTATCCGATTCCACCCCATATGCGGAACTTTAACTTCCGGTGGAAGACGCAAAACTCGACCCTTTATTATACCAAGTCCCTTGTGCAAGCCATCCTCCTCACTCTCAGTAAAGAGGAGTTGTAGCCCCAAACAAATACCCAAAAAGGGCTTACTTTGAGAGAGAATTTCCAGAACGGCGTCCTCTAATCCAGAAGCCCGTAAATTGTGCATGGCATCCGCGAAGGCTCCTACTCCGGGAAGCACCATACCAGAAGATTTGCGAATCACCCCCGGATCGGAGGTTATGACGGCTTCGTACCCAACTTTTTCAAAACCCTTTTGCACACTCCTTAAATTCCCCATTCCATAATCCACTATCACTATCATTGAAATTCCCTCGATTTCTTAATATCACGATTAATACGCGCCATACGGATCATCGTCGCTCGTCACATCGTCGCTCGAAATTCTGCGAGATTCGAGTGACGAGTTTAGAGTTGGCCCTTGGTGGAGGGTACTTCCTCCATTCTCCTGGGGTCGATCGCTGTAGCCGTATCCAAAGCAATGCCCAAGCCCTTAAATATCGCCTCGATGATATGGTGGGTGTTCTTGCCGAACAGAACCTTGATATGAAGGGTGATGGCAGAGTGATTCACAAAGGCGTGAAAGAATTCGTGAACCAAGCTCACATCGAAATTCCCGATGACCTCCACGGGAAGTTCCACATCGTAAAAAAGACGAGAGCGCCCACTTATATCCAAGGAAATCAGAACAAGAGCTTCGTCCATGGGAGTGATGCTGAAACCGAATCTTTTTATCCCCTTTTTATCTCCCAAACACCGCCGAAATGCTTGACCCAAGCAAATGCCCACATCTTCTACGGTGTGGTGTGCATCGATATGTAAATTTCCCCTCGCTTCGATGGTCAAATCGAACAGACCATGCTTGGCGAAGAGCTCAAGCATGTGGTCGAGGAAGGGTATGCCGGTATCGATTTTGGACAAACCCTTCCCATCGATATTCAAGGAAATGTCGATTAAAGTTTCTTTGGTCTCCCTTTTTACCGTGCTAGTTCGCTCCACTTTTCTCCCCCATCTCCTTTGATTTTATGATAAATGACAATACACCATTGGGATCCCTGGCTAGGATATCCACTCCACCTTCAATGTAAATACGTGCTTCAGATCGCTTGCGAGAAATAATGCAGGAAAGGAATCTCATTTGCGCGTTAATTTTCCCAAAATTGCGGACCGTTTGCAGGTCATCCCATGTGTCACCCATATATATTCCCACACAAGTTTGCATTTTGGTCCCCAAACTTAGAAGAACCTCCGGATTTGGCTTTTTAAGGGAGCCATCATCATCGGATAAAACCAGGTGAGATGGAATAAGATCGGCTAAATTGGCTTTCTCCAAGGCGACTTCCGCTTCCTTTCCCGTTCTCCCCGTAACCACGGCAATCTTGGGGTAAAAGAACTTTATTTTATTCCTATCCACGAGAACCCTTTCTTCATTGAGCAACCCTTTTTGCTTAACAAGAGTCGGCTCAAAACCGTATAACCTCGGACAATAATCCACCCCACCATAATACTCCTGAAAAACCCGTTTTATCACGTCCTTTCGCCAAAGACCGGTGACCTTGCCTTTCTGTCCCTGGGATAGAGAGCTGAATATCAACTTTTCTAAGGTCTTGAGCCCTCCGCCTGAATCTCGAACCTTCTCGGTAAATTCCTCCAGGGATTCGCCCTCCGATCTTAAAAAATCCAAATTTTGGCTCGAAAATTTCTGGGATTTTCCCAAATAAAAGAGAGCAACTCCATAGGTTAACTCCCAATCATTGTTAAATCCTCCTGCGAGTTTAAAAAGTTGAGTCTCTTCGGGAGTAATCAGCGTAGAGGTGCCTTCCCAGTTGAGTATCTTTGAAAAATAATATTGAGTGGTCTTGCTTATGGCGGCTCTGAAGGATCGGGATACATCGAGGATTACTCCGTCTATGTCCAGCACCAAACCATCAATTAGAGGTAAGATGCCCATTATCTCTTTTCGCACAAGAAGATGTGGTTGAACCTCCATGAATTTGTGGGAGAATGTCATCTATTTGCTGCCCTCGACTCTTATCTTTACAGACTTTGCATGGCCTTCCAGTCCCTCGGCCTGAGCTAGAACGGTGACAGCCTCCGCGAGCTTTTCCAACCCACTCTTTGTGAAGATGAGCACGCTCGATTTCTTGGTGAAGTCATCCACGCCCAAGGGGGAGGAAAAACGCGCACTTCCTCCGGTGGGGAGGACATGATTCGGTCCCGCTATATAATCACCCAGTGCCTCGGTGGAATAGGAACCGAGAAAAATAGCTCCGGCATTCTCGATCTCGTTTAAAAATTTTAAGGGCTCTTCAACCATTAACTCCAGGTGTTCAGGGGCAATGGCGTTGGCCAATTTTATTCCCACTTCTATATCCGAGACGACAAATATCCTCCCTCGACTCTTTATGGATTCTTCGGCAACTTCTCGCCGCTTTAGCCCAGAAAGTTGTTCAGAAAGAGCCGAATTAACCCTTTCAGCAAGCTGGAAAGAGGTGGTGATGAGCAAAGCGGTGGCATCCGGTGCATGCTCTGCCTGACCAAGCATATCAGCCGCTATAAGCCTCGGATCAGCCTTTTCATCGGCGAGAATTAATACCTCGCTTGGACCCGCCAACCTATCGATGCCAACATGACCCACAACTAGTTTTTTAGCCAGGTTCACATAGATGTTTCCCGGACCCGTGATCTTATCCACCTTCTTTACGGTTTCCGTTCCATAAGCTAAGGCTGCTATGGCCTGGGCTCCTCCTAGTTTGTAAATCTCATCCACACCCGTTTCCTCCGCCGCCACCAAGGTGAAGGGGTTTATCTTGCCATCGGGTCTCGGTGGAACACACATGGCAATTTCCTTTACCTCAGCCACGCTGGCGGGAATGGCATTCATGAGTACCGTGGAGGGATATGAGGCCAGACCACCAGGTATGTAAATCCCAACCCTAGCGATTGGACGAACCAATTGTCCAAGCCAAATGCCCTCCCTCTCAGTTGTAAACCACGAACTCGTCTTCTGTCTCTCATGGAAATCGAGAATGCGCTCTTTGGCGAACCTGATCGCCGCGACAAACTCCTGACTCACGCTCGAGTAAGCCTCAGAAACCTCTTCCTTTCTTACCGCCAATCCCACTCCCGTAAGATCGGCTCCATCAAATTCCTTCGTATATTTGAGGAGAGCTCGATCCCCTTCTTTTCGCACATCCTCCAGTATTTGCCGCACCGCTTTTAGAGCAGCCTCATCTTCCAATACAGGGCGTGCGAGAAATTCCTCGACCTTGGTCTCATCGAACTTTTCGATTTTAATGATTGGCATCATCACTAACCCCTCAATTGGAATATCTTCTTGTACTTTGGCAAAATTTAAGTTTGCACAGTCGTTTTAAATTTTTCTTTGTCATTTTGCATTTTTAGTTTTGCATTTTACATTTGCCACGGAAGGGAGTATTTATGCAGATAATATCACTTATCTGGAATTGAAATTTGCCAAACTAAGGAGTTTAATAACCAAAGGATTGCGGGGGCACCCATATGGGAAGCAAGCCCCCGCGCTACCGATTCCCAGCTTGGATTAATTATATGTGCTGGTTGCGACCATTGTCAATAAAAACGTTATCCTCGCCGAGAAGCTCCTTCAATTCGGCGAATAAGCTGCTTTGAGTTTTCACACGATATTTGGCACCCAATCGAAAAGTGGTCGTCTTATTCTCTTCGGTAAGTTGGAGGTATACTTGGGAGGAACCGGGGTGGGTCTCTAAAATTTCTTTGATTTGGTCAATGAGCTTTTTATTGAAGCTTTCCAAAGGCATTTTGATACATAAAGGAAAAGAGCTCTTGCTGCTGCGGTTGCTGCTGTCATTCAACATCTCAACCTCTTGACCGATGACTTTGACATCTTCCTCTTTCACATCGACCCGCCCCTTAACCTTGATTACCCTATCCTCCTTCAGTAACTCTCTGTGCTTTTGATAAACCTTTGGGAAAAGAACGACCTCAACGGAACCCTCCAGGTCCTCTAAGGTCAAAAAGGCCATTATTTCACCTCGCCTGGTGGTAATACGGCTTATGCGGGTGATAATACCACCAATGCGAACGGAACTCCTCTCCTTTTGCTCTCGCAGTTCACCAATGGAGGTTGTAGGGCGATTTCGGAGCAATCTTTCCACCCCTAACAAGGGATGATCACTCACGTACAGACCGAGCATTTCCTTTTCGTGGGCGAGTAATTCTTCCTTGGAAAATTCATCTTCAACCCGTTGTTCGGGTGCCTCGTAGCACTCACCTTGATGAAGATCGAAAAAGGTGAATTGCCCTACCTCCCTGTCCTTCCGCTTGCGCAATCCTCTCTCCATAGCCCGTTCATAAATGCTTAAAAGATGCTTCCGTGTATCTCCACAGGAATCGAAGGCTCCGCTCTTAATTAAACTCTCCAAAGCCCTTTTATTGATCACGGTCAAATCGACTCTTTCACAGAAATCATAAATGGATTTGAAGGGACCTCCCTTCTCTCTTGACTGGATAATTGAATCAATGGCGCTACTGCCCACATTGCGAACCGCCGAAAGTCCAAATCTGATGGCCTGCCCGCCAGGGCTATCTGCCCACCCCTCGGTAGAGGCAGACGGAGACGTTGGCGGGCGGACTCCCCCGATCACCGTAAAACTCTTGAAACTCTCATTGACATCCGGAGGCAAGACCTTTATCCCCAAACGTCGACATTCATTTACGTACTGGGCCACTTTGTCCTTATTCCCCATCACGGATGTGAGAAGAGCGGCCATATATTCCACGGGATAGTTCGCTTTAAGATAAGCGGTTTGATAAGAAATAACTGCATAAGCAGCTGAATGTGCACGATTAAAGCCATAACCAGCAAAGTAGGCCATCAGATCGAAGATTTTCTGTGCCGTTTCGGCATCTATTCCTCTGGACTTCGCTCCTTTAACAAATTTTTCTCTTTGCTCCGCCAGAACATGGGGTTTCTTCTTACTCATCGCCGCCCGTAAGATATCGGCTTCGGCCATACTGAATCCGGCCAACTCGGAGGCTATCCTCATAACCTGCTCCTGATAAACGATGATTCCATAAGTATCCTTCAATATGGGCTCAAG
The window above is part of the Actinomycetota bacterium genome. Proteins encoded here:
- a CDS encoding HAD hydrolase-like protein, whose translation is MGILPLIDGLVLDIDGVILDVSRSFRAAISKTTQYYFSKILNWEGTSTLITPEETQLFKLAGGFNNDWELTYGVALFYLGKSQKFSSQNLDFLRSEGESLEEFTEKVRDSGGGLKTLEKLIFSSLSQGQKGKVTGLWRKDVIKRVFQEYYGGVDYCPRLYGFEPTLVKQKGLLNEERVLVDRNKIKFFYPKIAVVTGRTGKEAEVALEKANLADLIPSHLVLSDDDGSLKKPNPEVLLSLGTKMQTCVGIYMGDTWDDLQTVRNFGKINAQMRFLSCIISRKRSEARIYIEGGVDILARDPNGVLSFIIKSKEMGEKSGAN
- the hisH gene encoding imidazole glycerol phosphate synthase subunit HisH yields the protein MIVIVDYGMGNLRSVQKGFEKVGYEAVITSDPGVIRKSSGMVLPGVGAFADAMHNLRASGLEDAVLEILSQSKPFLGICLGLQLLFTESEEDGLHKGLGIIKGRVLRLPPEVKVPHMGWNRIKKVCEAPILQGISDGSHFYFVHSYYVDPKDSNIVCTTTEYGIEFTSSIWKNNIFAVQFHPEKSSKLGLKILKNFGGIVYAHLPRS
- the hisF gene encoding imidazole glycerol phosphate synthase subunit HisF, whose protein sequence is MLTKRIIPCLDVKEGRVVKGVKFVNLRDAGDPVELAAVYDREGADELVFLDITASYEKRGIMVDVARRTAEEVFIPYTVGGGIRTMEDIRNLLSAGADKVSLNTAAVKNPQIVREASKKFGSQCIVVAIDAKRVHGSLPTLRWEVYINGGRTPTGLDAVEWARKVESLGAGEILLTSMDRDGTKDGYDIALTRAVSSAINIPLIASGGAGKLEHFLEVIIEAHADAVLAASLFHYGELIIKEVKEYLKEHGIPVRL
- the hisB gene encoding imidazoleglycerol-phosphate dehydratase HisB, with translation MERTSTVKRETKETLIDISLNIDGKGLSKIDTGIPFLDHMLELFAKHGLFDLTIEARGNLHIDAHHTVEDVGICLGQAFRRCLGDKKGIKRFGFSITPMDEALVLISLDISGRSRLFYDVELPVEVIGNFDVSLVHEFFHAFVNHSAITLHIKVLFGKNTHHIIEAIFKGLGIALDTATAIDPRRMEEVPSTKGQL
- the hisD gene encoding histidinol dehydrogenase encodes the protein MMPIIKIEKFDETKVEEFLARPVLEDEAALKAVRQILEDVRKEGDRALLKYTKEFDGADLTGVGLAVRKEEVSEAYSSVSQEFVAAIRFAKERILDFHERQKTSSWFTTEREGIWLGQLVRPIARVGIYIPGGLASYPSTVLMNAIPASVAEVKEIAMCVPPRPDGKINPFTLVAAEETGVDEIYKLGGAQAIAALAYGTETVKKVDKITGPGNIYVNLAKKLVVGHVGIDRLAGPSEVLILADEKADPRLIAADMLGQAEHAPDATALLITTSFQLAERVNSALSEQLSGLKRREVAEESIKSRGRIFVVSDIEVGIKLANAIAPEHLELMVEEPLKFLNEIENAGAIFLGSYSTEALGDYIAGPNHVLPTGGSARFSSPLGVDDFTKKSSVLIFTKSGLEKLAEAVTVLAQAEGLEGHAKSVKIRVEGSK
- the dnaE gene encoding DNA polymerase III subunit alpha translates to QVFPDLPQVLKNSLGITERCNVTMELGKIYLPHYEVPPGYDLDSYLEKLCLESVKKRYSEVTPSIMERLKHELEVIKRTGFSGYFLVVWDFVKFAKEHGIKVGPGRGSAAGSIVAYVLGITNVDPLRYGLLFERFLNPERVSMPDIDIDFCYERRDEVIEYVAEKYGRDKVAQIITFGTMAARAATRDAGRVFGIPYGKVDKIAKLIPESPGTTIEEALRNVPELRQEYENDETTRRIIDTAKTLEGLARQDSIHAAGVVISRDELTNYTPLQRKGTPETITQYHMDAIKRIGLLKMDFLGLRTLSVIDNAVNIIKRTRGEDLDIDDVSLEDSKTLEMLQKGLSIGVFQLESTGMRSLLKDLQPTTFEDVINILALYRPGPLGSNMVQDFVDRKHGRKPISYVHPSLEPILKDTYGIIVYQEQVMRIASELAGFSMAEADILRAAMSKKKPHVLAEQREKFVKGAKSRGIDAETAQKIFDLMAYFAGYGFNRAHSAAYAVISYQTAYLKANYPVEYMAALLTSVMGNKDKVAQYVNECRRLGIKVLPPDVNESFKSFTVIGGVRPPTSPSASTEGWADSPGGQAIRFGLSAVRNVGSSAIDSIIQSREKGGPFKSIYDFCERVDLTVINKRALESLIKSGAFDSCGDTRKHLLSIYERAMERGLRKRKDREVGQFTFFDLHQGECYEAPEQRVEDEFSKEELLAHEKEMLGLYVSDHPLLGVERLLRNRPTTSIGELREQKERSSVRIGGIITRISRITTRRGEIMAFLTLEDLEGSVEVVLFPKVYQKHRELLKEDRVIKVKGRVDVKEEDVKVIGQEVEMLNDSSNRSSKSSFPLCIKMPLESFNKKLIDQIKEILETHPGSSQVYLQLTEENKTTTFRLGAKYRVKTQSSLFAELKELLGEDNVFIDNGRNQHI
- the hisA gene encoding 1-(5-phosphoribosyl)-5-[(5-phosphoribosylamino)methylideneamino]imidazole-4-carboxamide isomerase; translation: MLIYPAVDILGGKCVRLFQGRFETVKVYSEDPAEMAKRWEDEGAQFLHVVDLNGAASGKPQNLPAIEKIIKSVGIPIQVGGGIRDIKTVEKLLNLGVRRAVLGTAVINAPEFVAEACLKFGPKIVAAIDTRSGKVAISGWRESTEYDAWEVARELKMLGISRLIYTDILSDGTQRGINFDAVRDMVQRIDISLIVSGGVSSLEDIINLKRLEPLGVEGVIIGTALYEGTFSLKEAMAAAGCVTGR